The sequence below is a genomic window from Acidimicrobiia bacterium.
GTCGGAAAGGTCGTCAGCGAACTGAACCTGAACGCCGGAGCAATCATCGGGGGCATCCACCGGGAAGGCGACGCTCTCGTGCCTCACGGCGGAATCGAAATCCACCCACGCGACCGTCTCATCCTCTTCGCCCTCCCGTCGGCCATCCACGACGTCGAGAAGCTCTTCACCGGCTGATGTCGTCACCAGCCACCGCGGGCGCTGCACAGCAGGACTCGATGGGACGCCGATTGTCGTTCATCATCGGGGCGGTGGTGGCGGCGAGCGGATTGGCCATGGTGCCCGCCGCGCTCGTCTCAGCTGGATACCAGGAGTGGGCGGAAGCCGGTCAGATTCTCGCCGCGGCTGCGGTGACCATCGTGGTCGGACTCTTCGCCTGGCGCATCATCGGAAAGCACGGCGTCCTCACCACCAAGGAGGGCTTCGCCGCCGTTGGGCTCGCCTGGTTCGTGATGGCTTTCTTCGGAACGCTCCCGTATCTGTTCACCGGATCGATCACCAGTCTCACCGACGCATTCTTCGAGACCGCAGCCGGATTCACCACGACGGGCGCCTCGATCATCGCCGATCCTGCCGAGCTGTCCCACGGCGTCCTGATCTGGAGGGCCGGTACCCAATGGTTGGGCGGAATGGGCGTGATCGTCCTGTCGATTGCCATCCTCCCTCTTCTCGGTGTCGGCGGAGTTCAACTGGCCAGGGCCGAGTCTCCCGGGCCGCAACCCGACAGGTTGACACCGCGTTTTCGAGAGACGGCCAAGCGCCTCTGGTGGATATACGTGGCCTTCACCGTGCTCGAGATCCTGATGCTCTGGGCCGGGGACATGAATCTGTTTCAGGCGGTGGCCCACTCTTTCACGACGATGTCGACCGGTGGTTTCAGTACGGAAGCAACCTCGATCAGCGGCTTCAGCCCCTACACGCAGTGGGTCATCACCGCTTTCATGTTCATCGCCGGAGCATCCTTCGCCCTGCACTTCCGCGCCTTGCGAAGACCCGGGGAATACCTCCGCAACGCCGAGTTTCGCCTCTATGCCCTACTGCTCTTCGTGGCGATCGCGGTCGTCTCGTTCGGAATCTGGACGACGGACATGTGGCATGGATCGTTGCGAGATGCCGCGTTCACGACCACTTCGATAATGACTACAACCGGATACGCGACCGCGGACTTCGGGTCCTGGGCACCCGGCCTCCAGATCCTCATCGTCGGACTGATGTTCCTGGGCGGCAGCTCTGGTTCAACGGCGGGCGGTGTGAAGACTTTCCGCGTCGCCGTCCTCACCCGGGCCGCGGCAGCCGACCTGCGCCGACTCGTCCATCCGCGCTCTGTTCTCATCACCCGCTTCGGAGGAAAAGCGGTGTCCGACCCGATTGTCGGATCAGTCCAATCCTTCTTCCTGTTCTACATGTTCCTGTTCATGACGGGAACGGTTCTCCTCGGCCTCATCGAATCGCGCCTGGGCACCGGCCTGGACCTCATCACTTCGACGTCCGCGGTCGCTTCGAGTCTGGGCAATATCGGGCCCGGCCTCGGACTGGTCGGCCCAACCTCCAACTTCATGGCCGTTCCGAACGTTGGCAAGTGGCTTCTCTCGTTCCTGATGATTGCCGGTCGCCTCGAGATCTTCCCCGTGCTCTTGCTGTTCACTCGTGACCTCTGGCGACGGTAGACGGAACCACGATTAACCGTTCGCGATTTCCCTGGGTTCCACGGCTGGAGGCCTCCATTGCTCGCCGACCAGCTACTCGCGACTCGTTCGTCGTATCATCACGCGGATGAGGAGAAGGAAGTCATGCGAATCGTGATCGCGGGCTGCGGGCGGGTCGGCGCCAACGTGGCGAAGATGCTGGTCGGAGCCGGGCATGACGTCACGGTCGTCGACCGAAGCGAAGAGGCGCTCGAAACCCTCGGACGCGCCTTCAACGGGACCGTCGTTCTCGGGGAAGCATACGATGTCGACACGTTGCGAGAGGCCGGCATCGAACTCGCCGATGTGTTCCTGGCGGTGACGGATTCCGACAACGCCAACCTCATGGCAAGCGAGGTGGCCAAAGCCGTATTCGACGTGCCCCGGTCGATCGCACGCCTCTACGACCCTGCCCGCGAAGAGACCTACCACGCTCTCGACATTCACCACGTGACCGGGACCAAACTGATCGCCAACGTGCTCTATGAGCAGATCATGGACGAAGAGTTCGCCTTCCACGTCACTTTCCCGAAGGGCGACGTCGAAGTGGTCGAGTTCCACCTTTCGGAGGCCGCCGACGGCATGCGGGTGGATCAGCTCGAGATCGACCACGAACTGCGGATAGCCGCCATCCAGCGTGGTGAGGTGACCGTGATCCCGAAAGACGAGCTGAAGCTGCGCGGCGGCGATCTGGTGGTGGCCGCCGCTCGCGAGGGCGTCCGCAGCCGGATCCACAAGTACGTGACCGAGAAAGACCGCTGATCGTGCGAATCGTGATCATCGGAGGCGGAAAGGTCGGCGGGTTCCTCGCCAGACAGCTACGCGAGGCGGGCCACACGATCACGGTGATCGAGCTCAATGAGTCGAACGCCGAGGAACTCGCCGCCGACGCGGACGTCCTGTGCCTCCTTGGAGACGGAACCGACGTTGCACTCCTGAGGAGAGCCGAAACCCAGCGAGCCGACTACCTGCTGGCGCTGACCGGCCGCGACGAAGACAACCTGGTTGCATGCCAGCTCGCCAAAGCTGCCTTCGGAACCCCGAGGGTGCTTGCCAGGCTCAACGACCCCCGTAACCGTCGCACGTTCGACGCGCTCCAGGTTCCGGTCGTCGGCTTCACCGACGTGGTGGCAAAGGTGATCAGCAGCGAACTGGACGTCGGTGAACTGGCGCGCGTTGCCCTGCTCGATCGCGGAGACGTCAGTCTGCTCGAGATCGTCATACCCGATGATCTTCCGCCCCGCGAGGTCGATTCACTGAGCCTGCCGCCGTCGAGCATCCTCGTCGCGGTTCGCCGGGACGGCGCGGTGCTGGTTCCCGGCCCGGAGACCATGATTCAGGCCGGGGATCGGGTTCTCGCCGTCACCAGAACAGAGACGGAGGAAGGCGTGAGGGATGCTCTGGTCAGGATGACCCCCGCCTCGGGTCAGAGAGAAGACGCCAACACCGCAATACTCGAAGGAAAGGGAATCGAGATCTCCGGTGCGCCGGGAACACCGGAAAGCCCGGGTGAGGGAAATGGCTAGAAGACGGCGGAGGGCCTACGAGTACGTCGTCGGAGGGTTCGCAGGCGTACTCATCGAGGTCGGAGCACTCGTTGTCCTCAGCCTCACAGCACTGCTGACCGCCCTCATCGTTGCGTGGATCCTGTGAAGTGCTGATCCGTCCGCAATCCTCCGACATCAAACTGGTCGGCTTCCAGCTCGGCAGGGTTCTCTATGTTGTCGGAATCGCCGGCATAATCCCGCTCGTCTGGGCAATCATCGATCGAGATTGGCATTCCGCCTCCTCGTTCATCTTCATGATCGGTTTGGCACTTGCCATCGCCGCCTCTGTGGAGAGGTTCCGTCCCAAAGAAGAGCACGCCGGCTGGCATCACGGCATGGTCACAGTCGCGCTCGTGTGGCTGGTGGTCCCGGCCCTCGGCGCCATTCCGCTGGCGCTGAGCCGCCACTACGGCCGCCCGCTGGACGCCTTCTTCGATGCGATGAGCGGCGTCACAACCACCGGCCTGGCCTTGATTCAGGATGTTGATCACCTCGCCTCCTCGATCAACGTGTGGCGAAGCGCCCTGCAGTTCCTCGGCGGCCAGGGGATCGTTCTGGCGGCCCTGATGTTCTTCGGTGGAGGCGGCGTACTGGCGCTCTACCACGGTGAGGCTCGGGACGAGCGCATCTTCCCCTCGGTTGGCTCGACGGCTCGCTTCATCTGGTCGGTCAGCCTCTTCCATGCCGTGTTCGGCATCACCGCACTGTGGGCCGTGGGATCGTTCATCCTGGGGTTTCATCCGATGCGTTCGCTTCTGCATGCGATAACCATCTTCATGTCGGCCTTCGATACCGGAGGATTCGCCCCGATGAGCACGAGCATCGGCTACTACCACTCGGTGACCTACGAGTCCGTGATCGGGGTTCTGATGGTGGCCGGGGCATTGTCGTTCGGCGCCCATTACGCGCTGTGGAGAGGGCCCCGCAACCTGCTGCGCAACCTGGAAGCCCGCACGATCCTCACGACTTTCGCCGGGACCCTCATCATCGCGCTGTTCGGCCTCGCAGCTACCGGGTTGTACACGGACGGACTCTCTCTCGGTCGACAGGGGTTCTTCCAACTCCTCTCCGCACATACGGGTACCGGCTTTTCGACCGTGCCGCCGGCGGACCTGATCCGATGGAGTGGTCTCGCCTTCGGAGGAATCACGATTGCCATGGCTCTGGGAGGAATGGGTTCATCCACCGCAGGAGGGGTCAAGGCTCTGAGGATCGGCCTCACGGTGCGTTCTCTGTGGAATACCGTCAAGGAAGCTCTGCTTCCCGAAGGGTCGGTCATCTCTAATCGCTACTCGCAGGGAAGCCCCAAGGTGCTGCATCCGGAACTGGCCCAGTCGGTCATGACGATCTCCCTTCTCTACGTCGGCCTGTACCTCCTGGGAACAGCAGTCGGGATCGCATACGGTGTGCCGCTCCAGCAGGCCATGTTCGAGTCGGTGAGTGCAGGGGCCTCCGTCGGCCTATCGGTAGGAGTTGTGGACCCGACGATGCCGGTCATCCTGGAACTGGTCTACGTTCTACAGATGTGGATCGGCCGCCTCGAGTTCGTCGCCGTGTTCGCCCTCGTCGGGTTCGTCGTCAGCTGGGTGGTAGGCGAATGAGGGTGTGCATGATCCTGACCTCCGTCGCAATGCTGCTGGTCGGACCGGCACTCCCGTCAGCCGCAACCGAAGTATCAGATCTACTGTCGGATCCGGAGTCATGGGCGGGCAAGGTCGTAGAGGTCAGCGGCGAGATCGTCGGTGACTACGGACGGCACTCCGGCTCCTTCTGGCTACAGCTGAACGACGACGCCTATGCCGTGGAGCCGCTGCTCGAGACGGGACGCCTGGCAGGGTCGAATATCGGCCTCACCCTCCGCGTCCCACCCGAACTGTTCGAAGAGATCGCAGCAGCAGAGCAACCTGGTGGATACCGGTGGCGCGGGCCGATTCTCAAGGTCGTCGGCGAGTATCGCTACCACGACCCCGATCGCAGCGGTGAGACGTACATCGCAGTGACTGCCCTCGAAATCGTCGAATCGGGGCGGCACCTGCCCTCAGAGGCAACGGGACCGTTGGGAATGGTCGGAGTGATTCTGGCAGTAGGTGCCGCAACTGTGCTGGCGCGGCACGCACGACAGCGCAGACGCGAATGGCGGCTCGAGGACTAGCCGAAAACTGATTGCCCTAACGGCCATGCGCCAATACGACCAGCTGGTCCCGGTGAATCACGATCATTCCCTCGCGCTCACCCGCACCGGCTGCACGTTGGAAATCGGCAGCACCGACCTGGACCTGGCCCTTGGCAAGCAGCCTCCCGGTTCCGTCGAAAACTTCGACGGCATCGCCGGCGATGAAGTCGCCGCGCGCCTCAGCGACCCCGACGGCCAGCAATGAAGCACCGTCTTGCACAACGGCTCGAACCGCCCCCGGATCGATCGTGATCGATCCGGAAGAAGGGAGCCCAAAGGCGATCCACAGTTTGCGGGCGGACAATCCGCTCGGGTGCGGCTCGACCCATGTCCCCCGTGACTTGCCGGACAGTGCAGTACCCAGGACGGAATCATCGCCTGCCGAGGTGATGATGGTGGGAATCCCAGACCAGGCAGCCATCCGCGCCGCGGCGACTTTGGTCGCCACTCCACCCGAGCCGAACGGGCCGGACGATCCGCGCGCCACCGAATCGAGCACATCGTCCGTGTGCCTGACGGCGGCGAGAAGTTCGGCATCGTCCGCCAGACGCGGATCAGACGAATACAAGCCGGCGGTGTCTGTGAGCAAGAGGAGCAGCCCGGCGCCGATCAGATGCGAGACGATGGCGGCGAGCCTGTCGTTGTCCCCCAGGCGAAGTTCCTCCACCGCCACCGTGTCGTTCTCGTTCACGATCGGGACGACACCAACGCTGAGCATCCGTTCGAGAGCCTGACGGGCATGCAGGTATTGATCGCGATTGGCCAGGATGTCTTTGGTCAAGAGAACCTGACCGGCCACCATCCCTCGCTGTGAGAACTCCGACGTGTAGCGCTCCATGAGGCGGCCCTGTCCGACAGATGCGGCGACCTGGAGCCCGGGAAGGTCTCTCGGGCGTTCACTCAACCCGAGTGCGGGCAGCCCGGCGGCAACGGCGCCCGACGTGACCAGAACCGTCGGATGTCCGGCCTTCCAGCCTTCGCCGATCATCTCGACCGTCCGGGCGATAGCCCGATCGTCGATTCCACCCTGGCGCAACGTCAGGCTCGAAGAACCTACCTTCACCACAATACGCGCCCCGCCGGCGATCGGGCGATGGCCGGTCACTCTTCTTCCCCGCCGTCGGTCTCCTCATCATCGGGATCCGAGTACTCGAACACCAGCTCCCCGATACGCACTTCGTCGCCCGTGACTGCGCCGGCCTCCCGGAGGGCGGCGTCGACGCCGATGCGTTCCAAACGGCGAGCGACGAAGTCGGCCGTTTGCGGAACGGTCAGATCATCGAGGCGGATTGCCCGCTCTGCGGCGCGCCCCGTCACTTCCCAGCCGGTCGGGGTCGCGAATACCTCGAAGCCCTCCCTGACGGGACGATGCAGTATGAATCCTTCTCGACCCGGTTCTTCGCGAACGGCGCGATCGACGGCATCGGCCACCGCGTGCAGGAACGGCTCGATGCCACGATGGACAACCGCGGAAATCGCAAAGACGACGGATTCGCCGAGTGCAGAAGCGAGAGCTTCGGTGTCGAAATCGTCCGCTGCCAAATCTGATTTGGACAATGCGACGACACGGGGCCTCTCGATCAGGTCGGCCGAGTGGCGCTCCAGTTCCTCGAGCAGCACGCTGTATTGCTCCTCCGGTGACACGACCTGGAGCGGCGACGGGTCGAGAAGAACGATCAACGCACGAGCCCGCTCGACATGCCGGAGAAACTCGTGACCAAGGCCTCGCCCTTCGGATGCCCCCTCGATGAGTCCCGGAATGTCGGCGACCACGAACTCCCGCTTGCCGATCGAAACAACACCGAGATTGGGCTCGAGTGTGGTGAACGGATAGTCGGCTATCTTCGGCTTCGCGGCGCTGATGGCAGATATCAGAGTGCTCTTGCCGGCGTTCGGAAAGCCGATGAGCGCCGCGTCGGCGAGCAGGCGCACCTCGAGCGTGAACGAAGCCGCATCACCGTATTCACCTTGTTCGGCGAAGGCCGGTGCCCGCCGTTTAGACGAGATGAAGGCTGCGTTGCCCCCGCCACCGCGCCCACCTTCGAGCGCCTTGACCATTTGCCCGTGTTTGACGAGATCGGCAATCATCGTGCCATCTTCGTCGTACACGGTCGTGCCGAGCGGAACTTTGAGGATCAGGTCCTCACCCCGACGGCCGTGCTGGAGGTCACCCCGGCCGTGGGTGCCGTCCTTGGCGGAATGATGGGGATTTCGTTGATAGATCAGCAGCGTTGCAATCGCTTCATCAGCTGCGATATAGACGTCGCCGCCGGAGCCGCCCGATCCACCGATCGGCTTGCCCTTGGGCTTGCCCCGCGACCGCACATAAGAAACCACCCCCGCACCGCCATTGCCGGCGCGGAGGTGAACTTGTACCTGATCGACGAACACCGGGCCGAGCCGTTGATCGACCCCCCCTACTCGGGGAGAACGCTCACGAGACGGCGTCCGTGACTGGCGTGGTATTTGACGACACCCGGAGCCATGGCAAACAGCGTGTCATCGCGACCGCGGCCGACATTCTCACCGGGATGAATCCGGGTTCCGCGCTGGCGCACGATGATCGCGCCGGCGTTGACAACGTGGCCGTCGAATACCTTCGGACCGAGGCGCTTCGCCTTTGAATCCCGACCGTTCTTGGTCGAGCCTCCAGCTTTGGTT
It includes:
- the rpmA gene encoding 50S ribosomal protein L27, producing the protein MSKTKAGGSTKNGRDSKAKRLGPKVFDGHVVNAGAIIVRQRGTRIHPGENVGRGRDDTLFAMAPGVVKYHASHGRRLVSVLPE
- a CDS encoding potassium transporter TrkG, encoding MLIRPQSSDIKLVGFQLGRVLYVVGIAGIIPLVWAIIDRDWHSASSFIFMIGLALAIAASVERFRPKEEHAGWHHGMVTVALVWLVVPALGAIPLALSRHYGRPLDAFFDAMSGVTTTGLALIQDVDHLASSINVWRSALQFLGGQGIVLAALMFFGGGGVLALYHGEARDERIFPSVGSTARFIWSVSLFHAVFGITALWAVGSFILGFHPMRSLLHAITIFMSAFDTGGFAPMSTSIGYYHSVTYESVIGVLMVAGALSFGAHYALWRGPRNLLRNLEARTILTTFAGTLIIALFGLAATGLYTDGLSLGRQGFFQLLSAHTGTGFSTVPPADLIRWSGLAFGGITIAMALGGMGSSTAGGVKALRIGLTVRSLWNTVKEALLPEGSVISNRYSQGSPKVLHPELAQSVMTISLLYVGLYLLGTAVGIAYGVPLQQAMFESVSAGASVGLSVGVVDPTMPVILELVYVLQMWIGRLEFVAVFALVGFVVSWVVGE
- the proB gene encoding glutamate 5-kinase, with protein sequence MTGHRPIAGGARIVVKVGSSSLTLRQGGIDDRAIARTVEMIGEGWKAGHPTVLVTSGAVAAGLPALGLSERPRDLPGLQVAASVGQGRLMERYTSEFSQRGMVAGQVLLTKDILANRDQYLHARQALERMLSVGVVPIVNENDTVAVEELRLGDNDRLAAIVSHLIGAGLLLLLTDTAGLYSSDPRLADDAELLAAVRHTDDVLDSVARGSSGPFGSGGVATKVAAARMAAWSGIPTIITSAGDDSVLGTALSGKSRGTWVEPHPSGLSARKLWIAFGLPSSGSITIDPGAVRAVVQDGASLLAVGVAEARGDFIAGDAVEVFDGTGRLLAKGQVQVGAADFQRAAGAGEREGMIVIHRDQLVVLAHGR
- a CDS encoding TrkH family potassium uptake protein produces the protein MSSPATAGAAQQDSMGRRLSFIIGAVVAASGLAMVPAALVSAGYQEWAEAGQILAAAAVTIVVGLFAWRIIGKHGVLTTKEGFAAVGLAWFVMAFFGTLPYLFTGSITSLTDAFFETAAGFTTTGASIIADPAELSHGVLIWRAGTQWLGGMGVIVLSIAILPLLGVGGVQLARAESPGPQPDRLTPRFRETAKRLWWIYVAFTVLEILMLWAGDMNLFQAVAHSFTTMSTGGFSTEATSISGFSPYTQWVITAFMFIAGASFALHFRALRRPGEYLRNAEFRLYALLLFVAIAVVSFGIWTTDMWHGSLRDAAFTTTSIMTTTGYATADFGSWAPGLQILIVGLMFLGGSSGSTAGGVKTFRVAVLTRAAAADLRRLVHPRSVLITRFGGKAVSDPIVGSVQSFFLFYMFLFMTGTVLLGLIESRLGTGLDLITSTSAVASSLGNIGPGLGLVGPTSNFMAVPNVGKWLLSFLMIAGRLEIFPVLLLFTRDLWRR
- a CDS encoding TrkA family potassium uptake protein, which encodes MRIVIIGGGKVGGFLARQLREAGHTITVIELNESNAEELAADADVLCLLGDGTDVALLRRAETQRADYLLALTGRDEDNLVACQLAKAAFGTPRVLARLNDPRNRRTFDALQVPVVGFTDVVAKVISSELDVGELARVALLDRGDVSLLEIVIPDDLPPREVDSLSLPPSSILVAVRRDGAVLVPGPETMIQAGDRVLAVTRTETEEGVRDALVRMTPASGQREDANTAILEGKGIEISGAPGTPESPGEGNG
- a CDS encoding NAD-binding protein, with the protein product MRIVIAGCGRVGANVAKMLVGAGHDVTVVDRSEEALETLGRAFNGTVVLGEAYDVDTLREAGIELADVFLAVTDSDNANLMASEVAKAVFDVPRSIARLYDPAREETYHALDIHHVTGTKLIANVLYEQIMDEEFAFHVTFPKGDVEVVEFHLSEAADGMRVDQLEIDHELRIAAIQRGEVTVIPKDELKLRGGDLVVAAAREGVRSRIHKYVTEKDR
- the obgE gene encoding GTPase ObgE — translated: MFVDQVQVHLRAGNGGAGVVSYVRSRGKPKGKPIGGSGGSGGDVYIAADEAIATLLIYQRNPHHSAKDGTHGRGDLQHGRRGEDLILKVPLGTTVYDEDGTMIADLVKHGQMVKALEGGRGGGGNAAFISSKRRAPAFAEQGEYGDAASFTLEVRLLADAALIGFPNAGKSTLISAISAAKPKIADYPFTTLEPNLGVVSIGKREFVVADIPGLIEGASEGRGLGHEFLRHVERARALIVLLDPSPLQVVSPEEQYSVLLEELERHSADLIERPRVVALSKSDLAADDFDTEALASALGESVVFAISAVVHRGIEPFLHAVADAVDRAVREEPGREGFILHRPVREGFEVFATPTGWEVTGRAAERAIRLDDLTVPQTADFVARRLERIGVDAALREAGAVTGDEVRIGELVFEYSDPDDEETDGGEEE